A window of Paenibacillus phoenicis genomic DNA:
AAGGCACCGGCGCATTCCAACGCCTTGGCATCCTCCATGAGCCGCTTCGCATCAGCAGCGTCTTTGCCCTGCACCCGGTAACCGCCGATCTGGTTAACAGATTGAGGCGTCAATCCGATGTGCCCCAGCACCGGCACCCCGGCTTGCACGATGGCTTGGACGGCGGGAGCGATCTCCGCACCGCCTTCCATTTTGACGGCATGGGCATGACCTTCTTGCATCAAACGGCGGACGTTCCGCAACGTTTCGTCAATACTTCCGTGATATGTCATAAACGGCATGTCAACCACGATGAAGGTATGCTGCGCCCCGCGTGCAACGGAACGGGCATGGTATACCATATCGTCCAATGTTACGGGGATCGTCGAATCATACCCGAGAACAACGTTGCCCAGCGAGTCTCCGACGAGCAGCAAATCCGCACCCGCTTCCTCGGCCAGTTGGGCCGACGGATAGTCGTAGGCGGTAATCATCGCGAGCGGAATGCCGTCTTGCTTCATTTTTTTCATTTTCACAATGTTTAAAGCTTGTTTCCCTGCCATTTGATCCATCTCCTTCGGTTTGACTTTGTGCGAGTCCTCCAAAAACGCGCACAACAAAAAAACCTTTTAGTTTGGCACTAAAAAGGTCCGAAGTCCAAAGAAGAGTGAGTTATATCCTCGTTCTTCTGTCTCGGTCCTCTTTCGGCTCAGAGCAGAATCCAACGCAACTTGATTTGTGGTCGTTCAAAAAGTCGGCCGACGGTTTGAACTTTCACCACATTCATACCTCCGACAAGCAACCGGAGTGCAGTTCAGAACGATGCCGATACCGCCTCCTGTGCTCAGTATAACAAATTACGTTATTTTTTTCATCCGCCAAGTTGTACTTCTCCAGAGAATATCGTGAAATGTTTGCCATTCTGATCCAAAAGGAATAATGCGCCGCTCGAATCCAATCCGGTTGCTGTGCCTTGGAGCACCCCGTTTGGCGTATG
This region includes:
- the panB gene encoding 3-methyl-2-oxobutanoate hydroxymethyltransferase — encoded protein: MAGKQALNIVKMKKMKQDGIPLAMITAYDYPSAQLAEEAGADLLLVGDSLGNVVLGYDSTIPVTLDDMVYHARSVARGAQHTFIVVDMPFMTYHGSIDETLRNVRRLMQEGHAHAVKMEGGAEIAPAVQAIVQAGVPVLGHIGLTPQSVNQIGGYRVQGKDAADAKRLMEDAKALECAGAFGIVLELVTEEVATAISRELSIPTIGIGAGRGCDGQVLVYHDVLKYTADYRDKRFVKTYADIGAQIRQGILEYVTDVKNRSFPAEEHVFRADQGVQESLGTLYGKGKVEVRS